TCAAGAATGAACAGTTCGGTGAGGTGAGGACGATCCTCGACGGAGAAACACTTCTGTTCTGCGGCTCAGATGTTGCAAGAGCATTGGGATATGCCAGACCCGGCAAGGCAATTATTGACCATTGCAAGGGTGTCCTAAAACGGGACACCCTTACGAGCGGCGGTACGCAGTCCCTTTCCTACATTACGGAGGGTGATGTTTACAGGCTAATTGTCCATAGCAAACTCCCCTCGGCGGAAAGATTTGAACACTGGCTGTTCGATGAGGTTGTTCCCATGATCCGCAAGACCGGCTGCTACATGACGGAATCCCTGCTGGACCGCATTCAGAAGGAACCGGCGGTCATCATAGAGCTTGCGCAGACCTTGCTCAAGGAAACGAATCGCGCCAATGCCCTTGAAGCGGAGCTGGGCATCGCAAGACCGAAAGCCGATTACTTTGACGTCTTCGTCAATCCAGATGACTGCACCAACATTCGCACCACGGCGAAGGAACTGAAAATCCCGGAGCGCAAGTTCGTCAAATTCCTGCTTAACGAAGGGTATCTGTTCCGCTCTCCCTCCGGTCAGCTTCTTCCCTACAACAAGAAGAGCAACGAAGGACTCTTCATCGTCCGGGATTTCGTGACCTTCCGCTATACCGGCTCTCAGACCTACTTCACCCCGAAGGGCAAGAACGTCATCCGCATCCGCTACTTTGGAATCTGCGGCGTTGAAGTATCTACGGAAATGGCAGGGTGATCATGTGTCAGTCTATCGCGTCAATAAAACCCGTGACTTCACGGTCATGGGCAATACCCACCTGAGAGATAAGAACCTCTCCCTCAAAGCAGTCGGTCTTCTCTCAAAGATGCTGTCCTTCAACGACGGCTGGCAGTTCTCCACCCGTGGTCTTGCAGCACTCTGCAAGGAAGGTCCCGACGCCATACTTTCGGCACTCAAGGAGCTTGAGGAAAACGGCTACCTTGTCCGTCACCGTGGCAGAGATGATAAGGGCAGAATGGTCAGCACGGAGTTCGACATCTATGAGATGCCGCAAGCCGGTTTGCCACACAGGGATAATCCACACAGGGAAAATCCCGATGTGGAGAATCCAGACGTGGAGAATCCCCATAGGGAAAATCCCGCACAAAGAAATACTATCCAAGTAATTACACAAGAAAGA
This is a stretch of genomic DNA from Vescimonas fastidiosa. It encodes these proteins:
- a CDS encoding phage antirepressor KilAC domain-containing protein, translating into MDNKIEVFKNEQFGEVRTILDGETLLFCGSDVARALGYARPGKAIIDHCKGVLKRDTLTSGGTQSLSYITEGDVYRLIVHSKLPSAERFEHWLFDEVVPMIRKTGCYMTESLLDRIQKEPAVIIELAQTLLKETNRANALEAELGIARPKADYFDVFVNPDDCTNIRTTAKELKIPERKFVKFLLNEGYLFRSPSGQLLPYNKKSNEGLFIVRDFVTFRYTGSQTYFTPKGKNVIRIRYFGICGVEVSTEMAG